In Streptantibioticus cattleyicolor NRRL 8057 = DSM 46488, a genomic segment contains:
- a CDS encoding toprim domain-containing protein: MKARGLAGVADRFRIGFVGSALTGHEQYAGMLVIPYLRPAGGEHGVATVRCRCIADECVKDEAGRYLAPLQKERHQGHGKYRSLPGDVPRLYNTMALIGSSPNVVVTEGEMDAMTWEAAGVPAVGYQGTSAWRAHFDPAFMGFRHVYHVADGDEPGIAAAEKRAAEMPNAKVIIPAPRHDSNSFAYEYGFDVLRERIGL; encoded by the coding sequence ATGAAGGCTCGGGGGCTGGCCGGCGTCGCCGACCGGTTTCGAATCGGATTCGTCGGTTCGGCTCTTACTGGCCATGAGCAGTACGCAGGGATGCTCGTCATCCCGTACTTGCGGCCGGCCGGTGGTGAACACGGTGTGGCCACGGTGCGGTGCCGCTGTATCGCCGACGAGTGCGTGAAAGACGAGGCAGGCCGGTATCTCGCACCGCTTCAGAAGGAGCGGCACCAGGGTCACGGGAAGTACCGGTCGCTCCCGGGGGATGTGCCGCGGCTGTACAACACCATGGCCTTGATCGGCTCCAGCCCGAATGTGGTCGTGACCGAGGGCGAAATGGACGCGATGACATGGGAGGCGGCTGGTGTCCCGGCCGTCGGTTACCAGGGCACCTCAGCGTGGCGCGCCCACTTCGATCCCGCCTTCATGGGGTTCCGGCACGTCTACCACGTGGCCGACGGAGACGAGCCCGGCATTGCGGCTGCGGAGAAGCGCGCTGCCGAAATGCCCAACGCAAAGGTGATCATCCCGGCCCCCCGGCATGACTCCAATTCGTTCGCGTACGAGTACGGGTTCGACGTGCTGAGAGAGAGGATCGGCCTGTGA
- a CDS encoding CHC2 zinc finger domain-containing protein has protein sequence MSFPSRFGRSGTRCRRVSSKPPIALVLKHYYGIQLRDRSGWQKILCPLHPETNPSASANTGFQRWACFVCDVSEDSYDVIQREEGFGFRQAQEFADSRFGTGSEDVPLAVQGESGRGVHEGSGAGRRRRPVSNRIRRFGSYWP, from the coding sequence ATGTCTTTCCCGTCACGGTTCGGAAGGTCGGGGACCCGGTGCCGGCGCGTGAGCAGTAAGCCGCCTATCGCCCTGGTGCTGAAGCATTACTACGGCATCCAACTTCGGGACCGGAGCGGGTGGCAGAAGATTCTGTGCCCGCTTCACCCGGAGACGAATCCGAGCGCGTCAGCAAACACCGGCTTTCAACGATGGGCATGTTTCGTCTGTGACGTGTCCGAGGACAGCTATGACGTGATCCAGAGGGAGGAGGGATTTGGCTTCAGACAGGCTCAGGAGTTTGCAGATAGCCGGTTCGGTACAGGCAGCGAAGACGTACCACTGGCAGTACAAGGGGAGTCCGGCCGAGGCGTACATGAAGGCTCGGGGGCTGGCCGGCGTCGCCGACCGGTTTCGAATCGGATTCGTCGGTTCGGCTCTTACTGGCCATGA
- a CDS encoding AAA family ATPase, with the protein MYSLTQSVEVKGSAGEPIPNPFAGLRRQEVEFRRGELSLVAAGPGTGKSLFAINLALFGNLPVLYFSADSNAATQLTRATAILTGDNVREVKRKLIADEFGEYHAALGERWWIRFNYEARPTPGDIEQDLACYYEVFGIYPYLIVVDNITNVDGGDGQADAGNFSFGLEAMCEYLSEMARDTQAHVLGLHHVVGEFSDGLRPIPLSGVKGKIGRVPSVILTIHKEIDGMDGRLLHVSPVKNREGFEDSSGQTFTTYEFNSANMRLTDLESEF; encoded by the coding sequence GTGTACTCGCTAACGCAGAGCGTCGAGGTCAAAGGTTCGGCCGGGGAGCCGATCCCCAACCCGTTCGCCGGGTTGCGCCGGCAGGAGGTCGAGTTTCGACGCGGGGAGCTGAGCTTGGTGGCTGCTGGCCCTGGCACTGGCAAGAGTTTGTTCGCCATCAACCTGGCGTTGTTCGGAAATCTCCCGGTTCTGTACTTCAGTGCGGACAGCAACGCGGCAACGCAACTCACCCGCGCGACTGCCATCCTGACGGGGGACAACGTACGAGAGGTGAAGCGCAAGCTGATCGCCGACGAGTTCGGGGAGTACCATGCGGCGCTGGGCGAGCGCTGGTGGATACGGTTCAATTACGAGGCAAGGCCGACGCCGGGTGACATTGAGCAGGACTTGGCTTGCTATTACGAGGTCTTCGGTATATATCCGTATCTCATCGTGGTGGACAATATCACCAATGTGGATGGGGGAGACGGCCAAGCGGATGCTGGGAACTTCTCGTTCGGCTTGGAGGCAATGTGTGAGTACCTGTCAGAGATGGCCCGAGACACGCAGGCCCACGTTCTTGGGCTCCACCATGTCGTGGGCGAGTTCAGTGACGGCCTGCGGCCTATCCCGCTGTCTGGGGTGAAGGGAAAGATCGGCCGGGTCCCTTCAGTGATCCTGACGATCCACAAGGAGATCGATGGCATGGATGGGCGGCTGCTGCACGTGAGTCCAGTAAAGAACCGCGAAGGGTTCGAGGACAGCTCGGGGCAGACGTTCACAACGTACGAGTTCAACAGCGCCAACATGCGACTCACCGACTTGGAGAGTGAGTTCTGA
- a CDS encoding PD-(D/E)XK nuclease family protein: protein MQQYEECGWRYYLARVERVTPRPAAWSFHGSAFHAVAEAVVLSNGRMTAEEAVEAFSDKYARLVQDALDIEPDTDRWLSSGRYSGGEEIERRYVLGQEQTAQYVDWVAEHRPEVWTTPAGKPAVELGFTVELGGVVVRGIIDLLVMEADGDAVRVRDLKTGSIKSRFQLETYAVAIESLYDVPVRRGDWYLAKDGRLSRPVALDQVSPAEVGERYATMDAGVKAGRFEANPGYGCRFCDVSHGCFFYATS from the coding sequence GTGCAGCAGTACGAGGAGTGCGGTTGGCGGTACTACCTCGCCAGGGTCGAGCGCGTGACGCCTCGGCCGGCGGCGTGGAGCTTCCACGGCAGCGCGTTCCACGCTGTGGCGGAAGCCGTGGTGCTGTCCAACGGCAGGATGACCGCTGAGGAAGCCGTCGAAGCCTTCTCCGACAAGTACGCCCGGTTGGTGCAGGATGCGTTGGACATCGAGCCGGACACCGATCGGTGGTTGTCGTCCGGCCGGTACAGCGGAGGCGAAGAGATCGAACGCCGCTACGTCCTGGGCCAGGAGCAGACGGCCCAGTACGTTGACTGGGTGGCTGAGCACCGCCCCGAGGTGTGGACGACACCGGCCGGAAAGCCGGCGGTGGAGCTGGGGTTCACGGTCGAGCTGGGGGGAGTCGTCGTCCGCGGGATCATTGACCTGCTCGTGATGGAGGCCGACGGAGACGCCGTGCGGGTGCGGGACCTGAAGACGGGGAGCATCAAGAGCCGCTTCCAACTGGAGACGTACGCCGTGGCGATCGAGTCCCTGTACGACGTGCCGGTCCGACGCGGTGACTGGTACTTGGCTAAGGATGGTCGCTTGTCCCGTCCCGTCGCCCTGGATCAGGTGAGCCCTGCCGAGGTTGGGGAGCGCTACGCGACCATGGACGCCGGGGTCAAGGCAGGGAGGTTCGAGGCGAACCCCGGCTACGGGTGCCGGTTCTGCGACGTGTCGCACGGCTGTTTTTTTTATGCTACAAGTTGA
- a CDS encoding RNA polymerase sigma factor sigma-70 region 4 domain-containing protein: protein MKRLLPDDTILLKHYRDGLSNRQIAELYGVTVQAVAKRLDNLGIKRYPYANAATAIFEAAWPNGETGRVQFTDRSRARSLHVFLRRRLGDPTLSVNQRYVAELFERKVREEGVVLDFDRAHPEGPWVFVHRVEADGRRVIRWPEGKELPPGDLAQALDLPSKPWS from the coding sequence ATGAAGAGGCTGCTTCCAGACGACACGATTCTTCTGAAGCATTACCGCGATGGCCTGTCGAACCGACAAATAGCCGAGCTGTACGGGGTGACTGTGCAGGCTGTCGCCAAGCGCTTGGATAATCTCGGGATTAAGCGCTATCCCTATGCGAATGCGGCCACAGCGATTTTTGAGGCTGCGTGGCCCAATGGGGAGACGGGACGTGTTCAGTTCACGGATCGAAGCCGGGCGCGAAGCCTGCACGTCTTCCTCCGCCGGAGGCTTGGCGATCCCACGCTCAGTGTGAATCAGCGGTATGTGGCAGAGCTGTTTGAGCGGAAGGTCCGGGAGGAGGGCGTGGTGCTCGACTTCGACCGGGCGCATCCCGAGGGGCCGTGGGTCTTCGTGCATCGCGTCGAAGCTGATGGGCGGCGCGTCATTCGCTGGCCGGAAGGCAAGGAGTTGCCACCGGGGGACCTGGCGCAGGCCCTCGATCTACCTTCCAAACCCTGGAGCTAA
- a CDS encoding HNH endonuclease — protein sequence MRDGRCAEHQLRRSWERTSARNLSRPADWSKRKAKILVRDRFRCQFCGSPRKLEVDHIIPVSRGGSWEPDNLWTLCQSCHKRKSHHDRQSR from the coding sequence GTGCGCGACGGACGATGCGCCGAACACCAGCTCCGCCGGAGCTGGGAACGGACCTCTGCGCGCAACCTCTCACGGCCTGCGGACTGGTCGAAGCGGAAGGCAAAAATCCTCGTCCGCGACCGCTTCCGCTGTCAGTTCTGCGGCTCTCCCCGGAAACTCGAAGTGGATCACATAATTCCGGTTTCCCGAGGTGGCTCGTGGGAGCCAGACAACCTGTGGACATTGTGTCAGTCGTGCCATAAACGCAAGTCACACCACGACCGACAGAGCCGCTGA
- a CDS encoding phage terminase small subunit has protein sequence MTRGPRPKPNAVRRNAHPHAQELAAEAREGRPLPKALGIQTSGARRFWRTWARAPQTATWVETDWAELEITAKLVDALYMGDLKLAPEIRQRVAKWGATVEDRARLRMSLKDEDQDQDDAGPESAAPAASDMDEELYRLLNGP, from the coding sequence GTGACCAGAGGACCCCGCCCGAAGCCCAACGCGGTCCGGCGCAACGCCCATCCCCACGCGCAGGAACTCGCCGCGGAGGCTCGTGAGGGCCGGCCCCTGCCGAAGGCGCTCGGGATCCAGACCAGCGGCGCACGCCGGTTCTGGCGGACGTGGGCCCGTGCACCGCAGACGGCCACATGGGTTGAGACCGACTGGGCTGAGCTGGAGATCACGGCGAAGCTGGTTGATGCCCTGTACATGGGCGATCTGAAGTTGGCGCCCGAGATCCGGCAGCGGGTAGCGAAGTGGGGCGCAACGGTTGAGGACCGTGCACGGCTCCGGATGTCCCTCAAGGATGAGGACCAGGACCAGGATGACGCTGGGCCGGAGTCCGCGGCGCCGGCCGCCTCCGACATGGACGAGGAGCTGTACCGGTTGCTCAACGGACCCTAA
- a CDS encoding phage tail tube protein: MTITPQVQTDPVNVWQSAVPVLYNVKAASFSIKATLTEVSKITTELFFGASWVKQGAGVWKLNLASVPTLTQISLVVDWGDAAKHFRCVIPRAMISDRGAITLQRTTAQEFELTFEALDFNGTLGFVLTDDANVDDGTPSGSGSGSGGTTPPTT; the protein is encoded by the coding sequence GTGACCATCACGCCGCAGGTGCAGACCGATCCGGTAAACGTCTGGCAGTCCGCCGTACCGGTTCTCTACAACGTCAAGGCGGCTTCCTTCTCGATCAAGGCCACGCTGACCGAAGTTTCGAAGATCACCACTGAGTTGTTTTTCGGGGCTTCCTGGGTGAAGCAGGGCGCAGGTGTGTGGAAGCTGAACTTGGCGAGTGTTCCGACGCTCACTCAGATCAGCCTGGTCGTGGACTGGGGCGATGCTGCCAAGCATTTCCGATGCGTGATTCCGCGCGCGATGATTTCCGACCGAGGGGCGATCACCCTTCAGCGCACCACGGCGCAGGAGTTCGAGCTGACCTTTGAAGCGCTTGACTTCAACGGCACGTTGGGCTTCGTTCTGACCGATGACGCCAACGTGGACGACGGCACTCCGTCCGGCTCTGGCTCGGGCTCTGGCGGCACCACGCCGCCGACCACCTGA
- a CDS encoding coiled-coil domain-containing protein: protein MGRQVRDRKTGQTTWQGGLLNQVNGIASDLMGKGGKGAVPQLMAGFVEGMTTLVGWLKKVASFLNGHPQLVSGLKEAAKLVGVIAPLTIAFGTTAKIFGKLIKLSTPLVSTLVGGGKIIGQFMAGGLSMLNGTGFRNGYVSQRGLFNGGDTRSVARRAVDKVTGNNSQEERLRINIAQYKEQMEKAKAEAQELRDKIRELNRQDLNHLARQAAGSDSSVQAAARRAAEATEAAKVAVGNLDRAKLAGLRGQFTSSATTTGELDTAVKAATNRVNKLNGRSLDSLKGQFSHVKNETDETIKKASSLTGRVSSLNERKLSAVTDQVQHLGRALADAGVKAEALNLALDHIGKKAPGKGDGPAVHKPNKYATGGVVPG from the coding sequence ATGGGCCGCCAGGTCCGGGACCGGAAGACCGGCCAGACCACCTGGCAAGGCGGCTTGCTCAACCAGGTCAACGGCATCGCCTCGGACCTCATGGGCAAGGGCGGCAAGGGTGCCGTCCCTCAGCTCATGGCCGGGTTTGTCGAGGGAATGACGACCCTCGTCGGCTGGCTGAAGAAGGTGGCCAGTTTCCTGAACGGCCATCCGCAGTTGGTGTCCGGCCTGAAGGAGGCGGCGAAGCTCGTCGGGGTCATCGCTCCGTTGACGATTGCTTTCGGCACCACGGCGAAGATATTCGGCAAGCTGATCAAGCTCAGCACGCCGCTTGTCTCGACGCTCGTCGGCGGCGGAAAGATCATCGGTCAATTCATGGCCGGCGGCTTGTCCATGCTGAACGGCACCGGATTCCGGAACGGCTACGTGTCGCAGCGCGGCCTGTTCAACGGCGGGGACACCCGCAGTGTTGCCCGCCGGGCCGTCGATAAGGTCACGGGGAACAATTCCCAGGAAGAGCGCCTGCGCATCAACATCGCTCAGTACAAAGAGCAGATGGAGAAGGCAAAGGCCGAAGCCCAGGAACTCCGCGACAAGATCCGGGAGCTGAACCGCCAAGACCTGAACCACCTCGCCCGACAGGCCGCAGGCAGTGACAGCAGTGTGCAGGCAGCCGCCCGCCGGGCCGCTGAGGCGACGGAGGCCGCGAAGGTCGCGGTAGGCAACCTCGACCGGGCCAAGCTCGCCGGACTGCGAGGCCAGTTCACCTCCAGCGCCACGACAACGGGCGAGCTGGACACCGCAGTGAAGGCAGCGACCAACCGGGTCAACAAGCTCAACGGTCGCAGTCTGGACTCCCTGAAGGGGCAGTTCTCGCACGTCAAGAACGAGACGGACGAGACGATCAAGAAGGCGTCCAGCCTGACCGGTCGCGTCTCCTCGCTCAACGAGCGCAAGCTGAGTGCTGTCACGGACCAGGTGCAGCACCTCGGCCGCGCCCTGGCCGACGCCGGGGTCAAGGCAGAGGCTCTGAACCTGGCCCTCGACCACATCGGGAAGAAGGCGCCGGGCAAGGGCGACGGACCTGCGGTGCACAAGCCCAACAAGTACGCCACGGGCGGTGTCGTCCCCGGCTAG
- a CDS encoding transglycosylase SLT domain-containing protein encodes MQVESGGNPNAINLWDSNALAGMPSQGLMQTIPPTFDAYAGPYRSLGITNPLASIYAGLNYAIHR; translated from the coding sequence ATCCAGGTCGAGTCCGGCGGCAACCCGAACGCCATCAATTTGTGGGACAGCAACGCCCTGGCCGGCATGCCGAGTCAGGGGCTCATGCAGACGATCCCGCCCACGTTCGACGCCTACGCCGGTCCGTACCGCAGTCTCGGGATCACCAACCCTCTGGCCAGCATCTATGCCGGTCTCAACTACGCGATCCACCGCTAG
- a CDS encoding phage tail domain-containing protein has product MPIPAAVTSPNDAWSGDLTVPVPVEWQSTYVSIRGNNGQGEEIPLTGFLSAAWPAIMLQPGATGLDMPPFEIHADDSPNLDGSMYRGARAAARDILLPLYVYGIDRLTLRQFKRDLANALNPKSGYCVLTFIESDGIPRRLRCYYKGGMEGSEAADSAGFRWVSYGIQLTAMDPWFYGDTQVVASWSFGKPQPFLGKFLPLRLGKGTLATNTLQVSNPGDIEAWPVWRISGPVKSLILTGPDGSSWGIPAQASGADVIPIGRTLTVDCRPGYKTVTDDQGKNYFPLLAANPSLWPVPPGTSTVATNLVAGSGTAAVTMTLDPRYASY; this is encoded by the coding sequence ATGCCGATTCCCGCAGCGGTCACGTCCCCCAACGATGCCTGGTCGGGGGATTTAACCGTCCCCGTTCCGGTGGAGTGGCAGAGCACCTACGTATCGATCCGAGGGAACAACGGTCAGGGGGAGGAAATCCCCCTGACCGGTTTCCTGTCCGCGGCATGGCCGGCCATCATGCTCCAGCCCGGGGCAACCGGGCTGGACATGCCCCCGTTCGAAATCCACGCCGACGACTCCCCGAACCTGGACGGCTCGATGTACCGGGGAGCACGGGCAGCGGCGCGGGACATCCTGCTACCGCTCTACGTCTACGGCATCGACCGCCTGACGCTGCGCCAGTTCAAGAGGGATCTCGCCAACGCGCTCAACCCCAAGTCGGGTTACTGCGTGCTGACGTTCATCGAATCGGACGGCATTCCGCGAAGGCTGCGCTGCTACTACAAGGGCGGCATGGAGGGGAGCGAGGCCGCCGACTCGGCCGGGTTCCGCTGGGTGTCCTACGGAATTCAGCTCACCGCCATGGACCCCTGGTTCTACGGAGACACACAGGTCGTGGCGAGCTGGTCATTCGGCAAGCCCCAACCCTTCCTCGGCAAGTTCCTTCCGTTGCGGCTGGGCAAGGGCACGCTGGCTACCAACACCCTCCAGGTCAGCAACCCTGGGGACATCGAGGCGTGGCCGGTGTGGCGGATCTCCGGGCCGGTCAAGTCCCTGATCCTCACGGGCCCCGACGGCTCTTCCTGGGGAATTCCGGCGCAGGCCAGCGGAGCGGACGTGATCCCTATCGGGCGCACGCTCACGGTGGACTGCCGTCCCGGCTACAAGACCGTGACCGATGACCAGGGGAAGAATTATTTCCCGCTGCTTGCAGCGAATCCGTCGCTGTGGCCGGTGCCTCCGGGAACGTCAACGGTCGCTACGAATCTGGTGGCCGGCAGCGGCACCGCGGCCGTGACGATGACGCTGGATCCCCGCTACGCGAGTTACTGA
- a CDS encoding siphovirus ReqiPepy6 Gp37-like family protein: protein MGYRVEVRDAALNRIGVIDTWIKLDLVVRYCQTGSWQVLVEAGTPQADLLQKGGGVAIYQDGVKDPVLTGQIEAFQHYWTNDQHTSLGSLYFGGKCDNKLAYNRLAFPDPAKDATQQWQADDTRKVKGPAGQLIWSELNQALGPGALPSRQIPGVVIGSNVPSGPTLSDNLRWDVIGTKLESWIDTKTTGYRFLYDPNAKAINFHPFTPRDLSQDIRFSTELGNLREFTWALTAPTVTRVIVACQGAGKSRYLYQQTDTASEAEWGLQIEQFLDRRDLPIKADPTTGQPIKADLSVSDTDFQTALQAVKDAANEALTNGAKNGNFQIYPIDTDHVKFGRDYFVGDIVTVAVDGTEYVDIVREVSITVEQGGQTETVAPSIGEQGSGNPLNLYKTVFEMREKLRRLEARM, encoded by the coding sequence ATGGGTTACCGGGTGGAGGTGCGCGACGCCGCTCTCAACCGCATTGGAGTGATCGACACATGGATTAAATTGGATCTGGTGGTGCGTTACTGCCAGACCGGTTCCTGGCAGGTTCTCGTGGAGGCGGGAACACCGCAGGCGGACCTTCTCCAGAAGGGCGGCGGAGTCGCCATCTACCAGGACGGGGTGAAAGACCCGGTTCTCACTGGGCAGATCGAGGCGTTCCAGCATTACTGGACCAATGATCAGCACACCTCGCTCGGCTCCCTGTATTTCGGGGGGAAGTGCGACAACAAGCTTGCCTACAACCGGCTTGCGTTCCCGGACCCGGCCAAGGACGCCACGCAGCAGTGGCAGGCCGACGACACCCGCAAGGTCAAGGGCCCGGCCGGCCAGCTCATCTGGTCGGAGCTGAACCAGGCCCTCGGGCCCGGGGCGCTGCCCAGCCGGCAGATTCCCGGGGTCGTGATCGGCAGCAACGTCCCCAGTGGCCCCACGCTTTCGGACAACCTCCGATGGGATGTGATCGGGACCAAACTCGAATCGTGGATCGACACGAAGACGACCGGTTACCGGTTCCTGTACGACCCCAACGCCAAAGCGATCAACTTCCACCCCTTCACGCCCCGTGACCTCTCGCAGGACATCCGGTTCAGCACCGAGCTGGGCAACCTGCGGGAATTCACGTGGGCGCTCACCGCGCCGACGGTGACACGGGTGATCGTGGCGTGCCAGGGCGCAGGGAAGTCACGCTACCTCTATCAGCAGACCGACACCGCCAGCGAAGCCGAATGGGGGCTCCAGATTGAACAGTTCCTCGACCGCCGCGACCTACCCATCAAGGCGGACCCGACGACAGGACAGCCGATCAAAGCCGATCTTTCCGTTTCCGACACCGACTTCCAGACCGCACTCCAAGCCGTCAAGGACGCGGCCAATGAGGCGCTGACCAACGGCGCCAAGAACGGCAACTTCCAGATTTACCCCATCGACACCGATCACGTGAAGTTCGGCCGTGATTACTTCGTCGGGGACATCGTGACAGTTGCCGTGGACGGCACCGAATACGTGGACATCGTCCGTGAGGTCTCCATCACAGTGGAGCAGGGCGGCCAGACGGAAACCGTCGCCCCCTCGATCGGGGAGCAGGGATCCGGCAACCCGCTGAATCTCTACAAGACGGTATTCGAGATGCGCGAGAAACTGCGCAGGCTAGAGGCAAGGATGTAA
- a CDS encoding GH25 family lysozyme, with protein MIKGIDVSSYQSTDFDTDGLDFVFIKATEGTSYVNPRMAGQAATARAAGLVVGFYHYISPGDMSAQAAFFVDRCDSVPGDVLFADWEEPGVSCAQKDQFIREVKRLRGSNHKVGLYCNQDYWLNRDSSSYAGDALWIADYVTPGRPRIQANWLFHQYTDRPLDTNVASFANRAALRSWAGGSSAPAPKPTPGPVTYTVRSGDTLSGIAQKYGTTVAKLSAANGIKDPDMIFAGQVLKIVK; from the coding sequence TTGATCAAGGGCATCGACGTTTCCTCGTACCAGTCCACCGACTTCGACACTGACGGCCTCGACTTCGTCTTCATCAAGGCCACCGAGGGCACCTCGTACGTCAACCCGCGCATGGCCGGCCAGGCGGCCACCGCCCGCGCCGCCGGCCTGGTGGTCGGCTTCTACCACTACATCTCACCGGGCGACATGTCCGCGCAGGCCGCCTTCTTCGTGGACCGGTGCGACTCCGTACCGGGCGACGTCCTGTTCGCCGACTGGGAAGAGCCGGGCGTGTCCTGCGCTCAGAAGGACCAGTTCATCCGCGAGGTGAAGCGCCTGCGCGGCTCGAACCACAAGGTCGGCCTGTACTGCAACCAGGACTACTGGCTCAACCGCGACTCCAGCTCGTACGCCGGTGACGCCCTCTGGATCGCCGACTACGTAACCCCGGGGCGCCCGCGCATCCAGGCGAACTGGCTCTTCCACCAGTACACCGACCGCCCGTTGGACACCAACGTGGCCAGCTTCGCCAACCGCGCGGCGCTGCGCTCATGGGCGGGCGGCAGCTCGGCGCCGGCCCCGAAGCCGACCCCGGGACCGGTCACGTACACGGTCCGCTCCGGCGACACCCTCTCCGGCATCGCGCAGAAGTACGGCACCACCGTGGCGAAGTTGTCGGCGGCCAACGGCATCAAGGACCCGGACATGATCTTCGCCGGTCAGGTTCTCAAAATCGTGAAGTGA
- a CDS encoding DUF6884 domain-containing protein — translation MTEVRESAATRAVMAELAREVGMWSSAGESFDMSDLPTYRDQAMRWLKQHSELSTRVIEGADYAVALTHYRMWTGWSPAADLEKREKKEMISVDMPAQLRKHAARLNGATKGERELTEACSRAVEAMREAGRSPNEGGTVQLTNAALGAALTVARGWLNSKNGNEMRAAKSLLSRHEMDYVPDDPREIRHEVKLPKSLSELMRRSFSHGQLRGRDDLLAELTAMSWTEAGAKGRVTVDGLRWLLDRARHFEGHDHPAVKRAATTFVQRYTPDHERTSKLVDAYLAAGDEHQDQEQQSPTEPERVVLVACGGAKAALDRAAAGDMYVGSYHRACRRAAEALTKDGGTVLILSARYGLLPLDQEIETYDVRAGEPGAMQPDALRDQAASMGLTDARVTVLGGSAYVELARSVWPQAEAPLNGGIGDQLQQLASIYGGDPEPLDETPETMPTAAPMKWYTGPLREVGGLPTRYQPRLHRMWFGGKAGRKGKAPGPWRRVEVTYTGDSVYELADLETGEVLLNAKLSTRIHWAALPGNWEVAQEVEAELVADEDQDDEPELPTKAGKSSRPLRQVPENFLYIAEEADTEAARAWWRRRCEQYARGEV, via the coding sequence ATGACCGAAGTCCGCGAGTCCGCCGCCACACGAGCCGTTATGGCAGAGCTGGCGCGAGAAGTCGGCATGTGGTCATCGGCAGGCGAATCGTTCGACATGAGCGACCTGCCCACCTACCGCGACCAGGCGATGAGGTGGCTCAAGCAACACAGCGAACTGTCCACGCGGGTGATCGAAGGTGCGGACTATGCCGTGGCGCTCACGCACTACCGGATGTGGACCGGGTGGAGCCCCGCCGCTGACCTGGAGAAGAGGGAGAAGAAGGAAATGATCAGTGTGGACATGCCCGCGCAGCTTCGCAAGCACGCGGCGCGGCTGAACGGGGCCACGAAGGGCGAGCGGGAGTTGACGGAAGCGTGCTCCCGAGCTGTCGAGGCGATGCGCGAGGCCGGGCGCAGCCCCAACGAGGGCGGAACCGTACAGCTGACGAACGCTGCTCTCGGGGCGGCGCTCACGGTTGCTCGTGGATGGCTGAACAGCAAGAACGGCAACGAGATGCGGGCCGCGAAGTCGCTGCTGTCTCGGCACGAGATGGACTACGTACCGGACGACCCGAGGGAGATCCGGCACGAGGTCAAGTTGCCCAAGTCTCTGTCAGAGTTGATGCGTCGGTCCTTCAGCCATGGGCAGCTTCGCGGACGCGACGACCTGCTTGCAGAGTTGACCGCGATGAGCTGGACGGAGGCCGGAGCGAAGGGGCGTGTGACCGTCGATGGGCTGCGCTGGCTGCTGGATCGCGCCCGGCACTTCGAGGGCCACGATCACCCTGCGGTGAAGCGTGCGGCAACCACGTTCGTCCAGCGGTACACCCCCGACCACGAGCGCACTTCGAAGCTGGTCGACGCCTACCTTGCGGCTGGCGACGAGCACCAGGACCAAGAGCAGCAGTCACCCACGGAGCCGGAGCGGGTTGTACTCGTGGCCTGCGGAGGGGCCAAGGCGGCGCTGGACCGGGCAGCAGCCGGTGACATGTACGTCGGGAGTTACCACCGGGCGTGCCGACGCGCAGCCGAGGCCCTGACGAAGGACGGAGGGACCGTCCTGATACTCAGTGCCCGGTACGGGTTGCTGCCTCTTGATCAGGAGATCGAGACGTACGACGTGAGGGCCGGAGAACCAGGCGCGATGCAGCCGGACGCCCTGCGGGACCAGGCCGCGAGCATGGGACTCACCGACGCACGTGTCACGGTGCTGGGCGGGAGCGCGTACGTTGAGCTGGCCCGGTCGGTCTGGCCCCAGGCGGAGGCACCGTTGAACGGGGGCATCGGGGATCAGCTCCAGCAGCTCGCCAGCATCTACGGAGGCGACCCCGAACCACTGGACGAGACACCGGAGACCATGCCGACGGCGGCCCCGATGAAGTGGTACACCGGACCGCTACGCGAAGTCGGCGGACTGCCGACCCGGTACCAGCCGCGCCTTCACCGGATGTGGTTCGGCGGCAAGGCGGGGAGGAAGGGCAAGGCACCGGGGCCTTGGCGTCGGGTCGAGGTCACCTACACCGGGGACAGCGTGTACGAGCTGGCCGACCTGGAGACCGGTGAGGTGCTGCTGAACGCCAAGCTGTCCACCCGGATCCACTGGGCTGCCTTGCCGGGCAACTGGGAGGTGGCACAGGAGGTGGAGGCCGAGCTGGTTGCCGACGAGGACCAGGACGACGAGCCCGAGTTGCCGACGAAGGCCGGGAAGTCGAGCCGGCCGCTCCGCCAGGTGCCGGAGAACTTCCTCTACATAGCTGAGGAGGCGGACACGGAGGCTGCGAGGGCCTGGTGGCGGCGACGCTGCGAGCAGTACGCCCGTGGCGAGGTGTGA